From the Butyrivibrio fibrisolvens genome, the window AGTTAACTTTAAAACTGTACAGAAAGCTATTGAGAAGTTTGAAGCATCAGGCTGTAAGGTACTTGGAGTTGCTCTTAATAAAGTTGATAAGAGTAAAAATAGTTACGGGTATTATAAGTACGGCAAAGAATATGGGTATGGGAATGATTAAGTAATATTAATAATGTATGTTACTAAATAATTCCAAGAAAATAAGGAGAATGTGATATGCAACATGTATATGTTATAGGAAGCAAAGGTTTACCGGGATCTTATGGCGGATATGAAACTTTTCTTGATAAATTAACAGAGTATCATCAGAATAACAGAAATATACAATATCATGTGGCATGTAAGGCTAATGGTGATGGTGTGTCACCAGAACTTGAGTCAATGCCAGCACGATTTAAGTATCATAATGCTGATTGCTTCAAAATACATGTTCCGGAAGTTGGAGCAGCGCAAGCAATTTATTATGATTGCATGGCATTGGAATATTGTGTAAAGCATATTAGAAAACATGAAATAAAAAATGCAATTGTATATGTTCTTGCTTGTCGAATTGGACCATTTTTTGCGCATTATGTTTCAGAGATTCATAAACTTGGAGGAAAAGTTTATGTCAATCCTGATGGTCATGAATGGATGAGAGCAAAGTGGAGTAAACCAGTTAGAGAATACTGGAAATTATCAGAAAAGCTGATGATAAAGCATGCAGATCTCGTTATTTGTGATTCAAAGAATATCGAATTATATATTCAGAATACTTATAAAAGGTATAATCCAAATACAACATATATTGCATATGGAGCAGAAACAAAAAAGAGTATCCTTTCTGATGAATCAATTGAACTTGTTAATTGGTATAACAAAAACAATATAAAGAAGAAAGAATACTACTTAGTTGTTGGTAGATTAGTACCTGAAAACAATTTTGAAACTATTATTCGTGAATTCATGAAGAGTGAAAGCAAAAAAGATCTCGTTATTATTTCAACGAAAAATGATTCGTTATTGAATGAATTGGACATTGCCCATGGTTTTAGAAAAGATTCTAGAATTAAATTCGTTGGAACTGTATATAATCAGGAACTTTTGAAGAAAATACGTGAGAATGCGTATGGATATGTACATGGTCATTCTGTTGGAGGAACTAATCCAAGTTTGTTAGAGGCATTAGGAGCTACTGAATTAAATCTATTATATGATGTTGGATTTAATAGAGAGTGTGCTGAAGATGGAGCTTTATATTGGACTAAAGAATTTGGCAATCTTTCTAATCTATTTAATAAAGCAGACGCACTTAGCCCAGAAAAAATTGCTTTATTGGGGAAAAAAGCTCAAAAAAGAATTTTGGATGCATACAGCTGGAAGTTCATTAGTGAAAGATATGAAGAAGTCTTTATTGACACTAGTAAAGTAGCTGAAAACCATGCAATTGCTGTTGGGGCAATTAAGAGTGCCTGATAACGGAATGAGGAAATATAATTGAAAATATTAGTTCTACATAACTTACATCGAAAAGGCTCATCAAGTGGAGATGATCAGGTTTTTAAAGATGAAACTAGATTATTGGAGGAACATGGGCATTCGGTTATACGGTATACGATTTCCAATGATAGTTTTGATAAAGCAGGTATAATCGGCAAAATCAAAGCGTGTCTAGGAATGATGTGGTCATTTAAAAGCTACAAAGAAATACAGGATATTATTCGTAGAGAAAAACCGGATATTGTTCATGCTCATACATTCTTTCCGTTGATGTCTCCGTCAGTGTTGTATGCTGCAAAGCGTAATGGATGCAAGGTTGTTGCAACACTTCACGATACTAGATTTATTTGTCCATGCTGTACATCTTTACGAGGCACAACAATTTGTAATGAATGTGGTGATGGGCATTATTTACGCATGTTTAAGTATGGATGTTTTAAAGGGTCTAGAATTCAGAGCTTAATAGTTGCATTCATTTTTAAATATCATAGAATAAGGCGCTCTTTTTATAATCAGATTGATAAGTATATTTGTCTTAATGATAATCAAATTAGATTACTTGAAGGAATTGGTTTTGATAAAAAGAAGATTGTAAAAAAATATAACTTTGTTTCTGATTCTTTACCTGAGATTAAGAATGAAAAAAATAATAACATTCCTGAACGCTATGTTGTTTTTTATGGTCGTATAGGTGAGGAAAAGGGAATTCGCATTCTTATGAAAGCCTGGGAAAACATGGATTTGCCACTAGTAGTTATGGGAAGTGGCCCGCTTGAAGAAGAGTTTAGGGCATGGGCTGATAAGAAGAGTAATGTTTATTTCTTAGGATATACGGCTCATCAAGAGTGCTTAAGAATAGTTAGAAATGCAGAATTTGTTGTCTTTCCTTCAATCTGGTATGAAGGTTGTTCCATGGTTCAAATAGAAACCATGTCTTTAGGAAAAGTTCTTGTTGCTACTAATCTAGGTTTCTCCGAAGAAGCAATTGAAGAAGGATATAACGGTACAAAATTTGAGCTTGGTGATGTTGAAGATTTTATTAGAAAGATTCAGCAATTATGGAAGATGCCTGAAAGACTGATCGAGATGGGACAAAATGCACGTAAGGATTTTGAAGAGAAGTATCTTCCAGAGGATAATTATAATCAGTTGATAGATATATATAAATCAGTGTTGAAAGAAGAGGCTTGAAAATGCATTCAAGTATTTTGTTTTTAGATAAATTAATTGTCTACAGACAAGCAGGCGTAAAAGTCTTAAGAGGCATGTGGTATAGACTCTTTATGAAAAAGACTAAAGGTCTATTCTTGGTTGGAAGTAATGTGAGAATTACACATTGTAATCATATAAGCTGTGGCAAAAATGTTAAATTTGAAGATTTTTCTGAAATACATGGACTTTGTTCGGAAGGTTTGGTATTTGGTGATAATGTAACTATAAGCCGTGGTGTTATGATTAGACCTTCCAGCTACTATGGAGGCGATCTTGGCGTAGGTCTTACTATGGGGAAGAATAGTTCTATTGGCCCATATGGTTATATTGGATGTTCCGGTAAAATAACTATTGGCTCAAATGTTATGTTTGGACCTAAGTGTAGTTTATTCGCAGAAAATCACATCTTTTCAGATACAGAAAAAACAATTAAAAGTCAAGGCGTTAATCAGAAGGGAATTACAATAGAGGACGACTGCTGGATAGGTAGTAATGTTGTAATTTTAGATGGTGTTACTGTGGGTAAAGGTTCTGTGATCGGAGCTGGGACATTAGTAACAAAAGATGTCCACCCAGGTACAGTATTGATTGATCGCAGAGAAAAAGTAGCTAAACACAGAGACTGAGGAATTATTTATGAAAAAAATATGCTTATATGAGCCATCAATTGCATCTAATAATCTTGGTGACGAAGTGATTGTGCAGGGTTGCAAGAATGCCTTACATAATTTCCTTGAGGATAATTATGTAATTGAGGTCTCAACTCATACTCCGCTGTCTAATAGATATACATTATTTTTAGGTGCTCCTGATATTAAGATTGTATGCGGAAGTAATATTTTAACGGGTGAGTTGAATCAGATTAGACATGTAAAGCAGTGGGCTATCAATTATGCGACTGCTTGGCAAATGACGAATGCGATTTTTATAGGTGTTGGAGCTCAAAAGTATCAACGCTGTAATATATATACACGAAATGCTTATCGCAAGATGTTTAATCCACAATATATTCATTCCGTTAGAGATGCCTATACAGAAGAATTTTTAAAGAAAATTGGAATAACTAATGTTGTTAATACTGGATGCCCGACAATGTGGGGGTTAACACCAGAACATTGTAAAAAGATTCCTCAAAAAAAGGCTGAGATTGCAGTTCTTACATTGACTGATTACTCCAAAAATATTCAAAGAGATGAGTTTTTAATTAGCACACTTAATGCGCATTACAAAGAAGTCTATTTCTGGGTTCAAGGCTTTAATGATTTATCATATTTTCAATCGCTTCATGGGATAGAAAAAATAGGAATTATTCCTCCAAATTTGAAAGGATATGACAGTTTCTTAGAATCGTGCGAGTGCGACTTTGTTGGAACAAGATTACATGGGGGAATGCGCGCACTTCAAAAGAAACGTAGAGCAATTATTATAGGGATTGATAATAGGGCAATTGAATTAAATAGGGATTTCAATATTCCTGTTTTGAATCAAGAAAAAATTGCTGGGTTACCGGAATTGATAGAGAGTGAATTTGAGACAAAAGTTCACTTAAATACGGAGAATATTAGAAAATTCCTTAGTCAGTTTGAAATATCATATCAGGGAGAATAGACATGAAAGGAAAAGTCCTATACATTAAAAATTCATCATCTAAGGTTAATCTTAATACGTACAATGTACAGGCAGTCGGACTTGGCCGAGCATTCTGCGAGTTAGGCTATGACTATGATTTTGTTTTCTTCTCTAACGAAGAGAAAGTTATACAAGAAACAGATATTGCTGGGTGTAAATTACGTATTATTACAAAAAAAGGAATCAGATTATTAAGGTCATATATATGTCCTTCAGTTTTAGATAAAGATTATCTTGAAGGATATGACTTAGTAATATCAACAGAATATGGACAGATAATGACTTACCTTCTTTCAAAAAAGGCATCGAATGTAGTTTTGTATTCAGGACCTTATTATAATCTGTTTAAGATACCATTTGTTTCTCCTTTCTATGACTTGTTGTTTACGAAATCAATAAATTCAAGATGCATAAGGAAATATGTTAAATCTGAACTTGCAAAAGAGTATTTGGAAAAAAAAGGCTATACAGAATTAAAAAAATTGGGAGTTGGGTTAGATATAACTCGTTTTGATACTCCGATTGAAATGCAACCATCTACAAAAGAATTGGTAGATGTTATGTCAAAAAGCAGATGCCTTTTGTATGTTGGATCCCTAAGTAAACGAAAGAACTTTCCATTTTTATTACAGGTTTATGAAAGAGTTGTAGAAAAAAATTCTGATGTAAAATTTGTAATTATAGGTAAAGGGGACGAGAAATATGTGCAAAGACATCTAAAAAAGGTTTCTAAGCAGGCGCAGTCTGGGATTATTAGAATGGAAAGTATTGATAATGTACAATTGCAATTTATTTATCCGTTGGCGAAAGCGTTTTTACTTCCTTCGAAGTTGGAAATATTCGGAATGGTCTTGCTTGAAGCTATGTATTTAGGTGCTCCAGTTATTACAAGTTGGAATGGAGGATCTTCAGTTTTAATTAACGAGAAAAATACCGGGAAGATTGTTAATAAATTCGATGTTGATCAATGGGCTATAACTGTTCAAAAGTACTTAGATGACGAAGGTTATGTTAAAGAAGTTACAGATAATGCTAGAACTTTAATTAAGAAAGAATATTTATGGAATGTTTTAGCAAAGAAAATATTAGCAGAGATGAATGACTAATATTGGGTCAAGATAGATGATGAGACATTTTGCATTCATTGTAAGGCAGTAATGTTTTGGAGTGTTGTTGGTTATGCTGAAAAATACTAATTCAAATAATGGTAGTATATTTTTTATAATTGGTTATAGTATATGGGTCATGGTGAATTCATTTCTTATAACTGTTGATGGCCTAAAAAATCTCTCATCATTACTTAAAATTGTTGCAATCTTATTTTGGGGCTTGGCTGTTCTATTTGAAAAATGGAAAAAACGAGAATTTTATAGGTTATTGATATTTCTCGCGCTTTGTTCGTTGATATCATATAAAACTCATGAAATTAATCCTATGGTCTTAGGAATTGCAATATTTTCTTCATATAAGACGAGCATATATAAAATAGCTATTTGTGATTTCTGTGTTAGGTTTGTTGGCGTTGTTTCAACTATTATTTCTTATCTTCTAGGATTTTCTTCTGGAAATGATTTTAGTAGTACATGGAATATTTTACCGATTAGATATTCGTTAGGCTATTACCATCCAAATAATTTATTTGCGCAGTTTTTTGCCTTATGTGTTGGCTTATTTGTTATTAAACGAGCACATTTAAATATTAAAACATACATATTTCTGTTGGTAATAGATGTAATTCTCGGTGTTTTAACGCAGTCTAGAACAGGAATGGTTATTTTAAGTTTAAATATTATTCTATTTGCTTTTATAAATAATAAACGCCTAAAGAGAAAAATTTTTGCTTTCATTTTTTCATATATTTATTTGATTTGTTTCTTTATAAGTGTGTTGGGTATAATTATGTTTTCTTTGTCTAATAATGCATTTGTTCAGCTTAATGTTTTGTTAAGCGGAAGGCTTGATTTCTCTAATAGGGTTTTTTCAACATATGGAGTAAAACTATTTGGACAAGTAATAGAATACTCAAGTACGCTTAATGCAAGACAAAATAATAGTTTGGCAGTAGTTGTTGATAACTGCTATATTTATTTTTTAGTTTCATATGGCTTGATTTTTACGATAGCTTTTTTGGTTTTGATTACATATGAAGAAAAAAGGCTTTTAAAACTAAGAAAAATGGAAATCATTATTCCTATGGTTGGATATGCACTTTATTCAATTACAGAAAAACCATTTGCATCTATTAATAATCATTTTCTAATCTTAATTTTAGCTGATGCAATAGTGTCGATACATATAAATAAATTTAAAAAATTGCATAAAAAAGTTGATAATAATTGAGGTCATTAATAAATGAGCAGTTTAAAGAAAAACTTAAGTTACAATATAATCTATCAAATATTTACAATTATGATGCCACTTATAACGGCGCCAT encodes:
- the cps2T gene encoding beta 1-4 rhamnosyltransferase Cps2T, with the protein product MQHVYVIGSKGLPGSYGGYETFLDKLTEYHQNNRNIQYHVACKANGDGVSPELESMPARFKYHNADCFKIHVPEVGAAQAIYYDCMALEYCVKHIRKHEIKNAIVYVLACRIGPFFAHYVSEIHKLGGKVYVNPDGHEWMRAKWSKPVREYWKLSEKLMIKHADLVICDSKNIELYIQNTYKRYNPNTTYIAYGAETKKSILSDESIELVNWYNKNNIKKKEYYLVVGRLVPENNFETIIREFMKSESKKDLVIISTKNDSLLNELDIAHGFRKDSRIKFVGTVYNQELLKKIRENAYGYVHGHSVGGTNPSLLEALGATELNLLYDVGFNRECAEDGALYWTKEFGNLSNLFNKADALSPEKIALLGKKAQKRILDAYSWKFISERYEEVFIDTSKVAENHAIAVGAIKSA
- a CDS encoding glycosyltransferase family 4 protein, yielding MKILVLHNLHRKGSSSGDDQVFKDETRLLEEHGHSVIRYTISNDSFDKAGIIGKIKACLGMMWSFKSYKEIQDIIRREKPDIVHAHTFFPLMSPSVLYAAKRNGCKVVATLHDTRFICPCCTSLRGTTICNECGDGHYLRMFKYGCFKGSRIQSLIVAFIFKYHRIRRSFYNQIDKYICLNDNQIRLLEGIGFDKKKIVKKYNFVSDSLPEIKNEKNNNIPERYVVFYGRIGEEKGIRILMKAWENMDLPLVVMGSGPLEEEFRAWADKKSNVYFLGYTAHQECLRIVRNAEFVVFPSIWYEGCSMVQIETMSLGKVLVATNLGFSEEAIEEGYNGTKFELGDVEDFIRKIQQLWKMPERLIEMGQNARKDFEEKYLPEDNYNQLIDIYKSVLKEEA
- a CDS encoding acyltransferase translates to MHSSILFLDKLIVYRQAGVKVLRGMWYRLFMKKTKGLFLVGSNVRITHCNHISCGKNVKFEDFSEIHGLCSEGLVFGDNVTISRGVMIRPSSYYGGDLGVGLTMGKNSSIGPYGYIGCSGKITIGSNVMFGPKCSLFAENHIFSDTEKTIKSQGVNQKGITIEDDCWIGSNVVILDGVTVGKGSVIGAGTLVTKDVHPGTVLIDRREKVAKHRD
- a CDS encoding polysaccharide pyruvyl transferase family protein translates to MKKICLYEPSIASNNLGDEVIVQGCKNALHNFLEDNYVIEVSTHTPLSNRYTLFLGAPDIKIVCGSNILTGELNQIRHVKQWAINYATAWQMTNAIFIGVGAQKYQRCNIYTRNAYRKMFNPQYIHSVRDAYTEEFLKKIGITNVVNTGCPTMWGLTPEHCKKIPQKKAEIAVLTLTDYSKNIQRDEFLISTLNAHYKEVYFWVQGFNDLSYFQSLHGIEKIGIIPPNLKGYDSFLESCECDFVGTRLHGGMRALQKKRRAIIIGIDNRAIELNRDFNIPVLNQEKIAGLPELIESEFETKVHLNTENIRKFLSQFEISYQGE
- a CDS encoding glycosyltransferase family 4 protein — encoded protein: MKGKVLYIKNSSSKVNLNTYNVQAVGLGRAFCELGYDYDFVFFSNEEKVIQETDIAGCKLRIITKKGIRLLRSYICPSVLDKDYLEGYDLVISTEYGQIMTYLLSKKASNVVLYSGPYYNLFKIPFVSPFYDLLFTKSINSRCIRKYVKSELAKEYLEKKGYTELKKLGVGLDITRFDTPIEMQPSTKELVDVMSKSRCLLYVGSLSKRKNFPFLLQVYERVVEKNSDVKFVIIGKGDEKYVQRHLKKVSKQAQSGIIRMESIDNVQLQFIYPLAKAFLLPSKLEIFGMVLLEAMYLGAPVITSWNGGSSVLINEKNTGKIVNKFDVDQWAITVQKYLDDEGYVKEVTDNARTLIKKEYLWNVLAKKILAEMND